TCGGATGCTCATCGAGCGCGGTAGCGATGTCGCCCTGACCTATCGCCGCTCCGAGCGTGCGCTAGACGAATCCCTGTCCGCCGCAAAGTCGCACCGTCGCAGGGCCAAGGCCTGGCAGCTCAACCTCTCCGACGCAGCCCAGACGTCCGATGTCGTGGCGCAGGTGGCGGCAGAATTCGGTGGTATCCACACACTCGTTTACGCCGCCGGCCCGCACGTTCCGATGGTGCATCTGAGCAAGGTTCAGCCGGCCGACTTCCAACACCAGGTCGTCAACGATGTAGCCGGGTTCTTCAACGCGACACACGCAGCTCTCCCTCATCTCCGAACGAGCAGGGGCAACATCGTCGCCGTCACCAGCGCCGGAACGTCACGCTTTCCCGTGCGGGACGGCATGTCGATCGGGCCCAAGGCGGCCGTCGAAGCGTTGGTCCGTGGCATCGCGGCCGAGGAAGGGAAATACGGCGTCCGAGCCAACAGCGTCGGCCCAGGGATGACCACCGCCGGGATGGCGGACAGGCTCATCAAGACCGGCGAACTCGACAGCAACGCCTTGGGCGTCGCCAAGGCCCACATCCCGCTCCGAGAATTCGGCGACGCCGATGACATCGCCGAGGCGGTGTGCTTCCTCGCGTCCGATCGAGCCGACTTCATCAGCGGCCAAAAACTCGACATCGACGGCGGATACGGTGTGTAGCCGCGCGACATCCGAGCCCGGCACGCACTGCACCCACCCTGGACCACCACACTCGACATGCATGCTCGCAGCAGGGAGCGATGCGTCCATCCTTCGACGACGAGGACTAGCGATCGAGAACCACAGAGGGCGCCGCCTGCTACAGCTCGGGACCTCTGCCGCGACTGGGCGGGTCGCGTTCCGGACCCGAAGCTTCCGGTCCGTTCACGGGCTCACTTGTGCGGCTGACCTTGCCGAGCGGTCGGGGGAACGCCCCGCCGGCCGCGCGAAGTCCGTCGAGGATCGCCGAATCGACGCAAGATGCCCTCGCCTCCGCGCTGGTGGCGAGGGCGTCTGGTGCTTGCGACGTCAGTTGCATGCGCGCCGGGGTTGGCTGGTTCGGCCGCTGCGGTGAGGAACCCTTGACGTCACATGGAGACGATGCGCTCGGCCGTGGCGTCGTGCGGCGCCTCCACGTCGACGATCTGAACGCTGTAGCCGGCATCGGTCGACTGGCCGACGAGTTCCTCGGCCCACGGTTTCCAGGCCATTGTGCCGTCGATGATCAGGTTGTCTCCGCGATCGATGGCCTCGCGGGCGGCAACTGCGAACAGTTCGGTCGACTCGCGGTGAACGAGGGCGGACAGCTCGTTCGGGTAGAAGTAGCTCTGCCCGTCGAGCTGGCGCAGGTTCTCGGGCAGCATCTCCTGGAGCGAACCGTCGGTGATTGCGGCCGCGAGCAGACAGCAGTTGAACACGTCAGATCGAGTTCGCGCCAGTGGTTTACGTTGCTGTCGCCGAACAGATGCTTCGTGCGTTGAGGACTTACCGGAGCCTGGTGGGCCCGCCCATGAGGATGGCCGACCGATGGATTGGATGTCGGGCTGGGATGTGCGCCAGCGTCGCAGGGTCTAGGCGTGCAGCCGCCGGCGGGCGGGTGTCCGGACGGCGGATTCCAGCGGTCGTCGCAACACTGCTGCCTTCTCCTGCTGTGACGAGGGTATCGATGTGCCTACTTCAGTTCGTCGGCGTCTGCCAAGCGGAGTCGAGCGTAGGCTGACAGTATCGAGGTGCTTTGGTCGCCGGCGGTTCCTGTTCGGCGGTGCATCGGTTGGACATGCATCGGTTTCGTCCTCCGATGAAGGAGCGTCCGCCATGACGAGAGAATCTGCTCCGGTCAACGGCCTCCTCTACGAGGTCGAGACCTCTGACGGTTTGCAGCCGTTTCCCATCCCGACCCGAACCCCGCGAATGGTCCTGTGCGCTCAGTTGCCGGGATCCGGGGAGATCAGCGGCGCTTGGTGGCCGTGGACATCGAACCTGACCGCGCAGCTTCACGACCTGATCTCGGTACTGACACCACGCACGGGGCCGATCGAACGGATCGCATTCGACTGGGGTGCGATCAGTGTCAATCAACGCCGCATCGACAACACCGACGGAATCCGTTTCATCGGGCCGCTGCCTGGCCAGCCTGCCGGGGTGATGTGCTTGCTCGGCACCGATGGTCGCGGCACGCTGCTGGTGGTTGTTCCGCCGACCACTCAGCCGCAACGAGCCTACGAAGACATGCGATCAGTGGTGGACGACGGCTACAGGATCGCTTGACGAGCCAACGCCGCGCTCTGCGTCGCACGCGGCGAGCGCCTTGCGGTTCACTCGCGCGGTCGGCTCCGTGCATGCAGTGTGGTGAGTAGGCTGAACGTATCGAGGTGCTGAGTCGCCGGCGGTTCCCGTTCGGCAGTGCATCGGTTGGACATGTATCGGTTTCGTCCTCCGATGAAGGAGCGTCAGCCATGACGCGACCCACCACCCCGATGGATCCTCGGGTTCCCCGGTCTGACGGGTTTCAACCGTTTCCCATCCCGACCCGAACACCACGACTCGTGCTGCGCGGCCACGTCGCAGGTTCCGGCCGAGTCGGTGGTTGGTGGTGGCCGTGGACACAGAACCTGACCTCCCAGATTCATGATCTGATCTCGGCGCTGACACCACAGACTGGTCCGATCGAATCGGTGGCGTTCGACTGGAACAAGATCAGTACCAGACAGCGACGAACCGAAGACCCGGACGGCGTTCGGTTCATAGCGCCGCTACCCGGTCAAGCAGCCGGGATGATGTGCTTGATCGGCACCGATCACCGCGGCACGTTCCTGACCGTGATCCCGTCGAACATGCAGCCCTAGAACGTCACTTTCAGCGAACACCCCCGGGTGGAGGCCGGGGGTGTTCGGGTGGTCGCTTCCCTCGGGCCACGGCACGCACTGTATGCGCGGGATCTGACGGCGTCAGACCGCACGCGGTCGGCAGTGTGTGTGTAGAGGCATGCACCGTCACTAGCTGTCGACTCCTACTCGTACTGCCACCGCTTCCCTCAGTGCACTCGGCAATCGTGGACTGAGACTCCATGCTTGCTGGGGACGTAGGTGCGCCCTACCTCAGCAGTGGGCGATGCGCCAGAGCAGTGCAGCACCACCCGCACGGCCGAACGCCTCTACATCCACCGCAACACCGTCGTCCGTCGCCTGGCACGCGCCGACGAGCTGATGCCCCGACCGCTCGCGAGCAACCCGATCGTCGTCGGCGCCGCACTCGAGGTACTCCGCTGGTGCAGGTGACGTCCCCCTGGTGCAGCTGACGTCGCCGTGCGGTCCAAATCGCCCGGTGATGACCTGCGAAGTGGCGCTGGGGCAACCACTTTCGCAGCGCAATGGAGAACCCGGTGTGTGCCGTCTCGTCATAGCCCCGGCGCCGCAACCGGCGCGATCAATTCGCCCACCCTGGCCTGTCGGACACGTATTCGCCGGAGCGACGATCGGGTGCGTCTCGGAGCACCCCGCCGCGCGGCTCAGCCGGAAGTCGGCGGGCTCAGGGTGCCGTCGACGACTTCGGCGGCAATGTCGTGGAGCGGTCGGCCATGGGTGCGGGCGTAACGGCGGAGCGCGTCGAATGCCACCGCCGGGGTGCATCCGGCACTTTTGGCGAGCATCCCCTTGGCTTGCTCGATGATGACCCGGCTCGTCAGCGCCTGTCGCAGTTGAGCGGCCTCCTCCTGCGCGCTGCGCGTGGTGCGCTTGTGCAGCAGGCCGATGGCAGCGATGCGCGCCAGCGCCCGGCTCGTGTCGACGTCCTCTGCTGGGAGGCTGTCGGTGGCGACGCAGAACATGTTCAATGACCCGATCGCCTGGTTTCCCAGCCGCAACGGAACGGCATGGACGGCGCCGAAGCCGAGCTCTCGGGACAGGTGCTGAAATCGTGGCCAGCGCGCCGAGGTCGCATCGCGCCCGAGGTTGACGAGGGGACGCCCGGTGGTGAAACAGTCGTAACAGGGGCCACGGGCGTCCGCCAGTTCCAACCGTTCGAGGGTGTGCGCCGACTCGGTGGTGCACGCCACCGAAGCGAGGTGCCCGCGTTCATCGGTCAGTAGGATGCCGGCAGCGTCGATCGCCATCAGTTCCACGGTTCGGTCGGTCAGCGTGCGGAGAACGTCGACGGTGTCGAAGCCGGGTACGAGGGCGTCCGCCAGTTCCTCGAACACCTGGACCAGTCGTTGTTCACTCATGGGTTTCGGGTCTCTCCGGCCGTTTGTAGCCGCCGCCGGTTCCAGGCTAGCCACGTCAGGCGTTGTCGGCACGGAGCGCTTCGGTCGGTTGGCGCGCTTCGAGTGGCTCTGGCACTATGGGTGAGCGGCCACCAAGTGGCCCCCGACGTCAAAGGCGTCGTTTTCACCACCCCGGACCCGGTGGCGCGGTCGGCACGGAGAAGACTCCAGCGCTGCTCACATATCGGGCACTCGCCGAGCCGCGCATTCACGGGCTGGTTATTCCACCCGCGACAGCCGGGTCGCGACGACACGACCAGATTGCACCCTGATGGACGAGCAGGCGGAGCCGACGTCAACTGGATTCGGGACTTCTTCCATGGAAGTTGCTGCCCTGGAGCCCTTTCCGCTGTCGTCGGCGCAGTACGAGGTCTGGCTCGCGCAGCGACTGGCCCCCCACCTTCCGTACTGCATCGCTCAGTACGTGGAATTCCACGGAGACCTCGATCTCGACCTGTTCCGATGGGCGGCGGTGACCGCGGGGCGCGAGGTTCAGGGCGCCTTCCTCCGGCTGATCGAGGTCGACGGGGAGCCCATGCAAGCAGTTGACCCGTCGTTGGACAACTCGCTGGGGTTCATTGATTTTCGGGGCGAGAGTGATCCGGTCGCGGCCGCAGATGCGTGGATGCTCGAGGACCGGTCGAGTCCGGTGGACCCGATGCGCAGCCTGGGGGTGTCGACGATCTTGCAGGTCGGTGATGCGCAGTACCTGTGGTACACCCGTGCTCACCATGTCGTGGTGGACGCGTATGCCGCGATGTCGACGGTCAACCGCATCGCGGCTCTGTACTCGGCTGCGGTGTCGGGCCGGGAACCGGAACCCAGCAGGGCTGCCGATCTGCGAACGCTGTACGACATCGACTGTCGGTACCGTGCCTCGCGCCGGTTCGAGACGGACCGCGCGTACTGGCTCGAGCGGTTCCGGGGGCTGGCGGAGCCCGTGGGTCTGGCCGAGCGTGACGGTGCTCCGGTGGCCCACGACATGCTGGTGACCACAGCACTCGACGAGGACACGGCCGCCCGGCTCGAGGACTCCGAGGGCCGGGCGAGCCGGACGTCCGCCGCCGTGATCATCGCGGCGTTCGCCTGCTACCTCTCGCGGATGACGGGCCGGCGGGATGTTCGCGTGGATGTCCCGGTCTCCGGGCGGACCACCGCGGTGTTACGCCATTCGGCTGGGATGTTCGTGAACGTCGTGCCGCTACGGATTCGGGTCGGTCCCGGCGACACCGTGGGCGATCTGGTCGAGCGGGTGAGCCTGGAACTGATGGGCGCGTTGCGACACCAGCGCAGCAACCTCGCCGAGATCGTGCGCGGGGTGAGCGTCGGTGCCGATGCTCACCGGACCGCCGCGCCGATGGTCAACGTGATGCTCTTCCGTCAGGAGTTCGAATTCGGTTCGGTGACCGGCGAATTTCATGTGCTCACTTCCGGTCCGATCGCGGACCTGCTGATCAACGTTTACCAAAGCGATACACCCGCACGGACGTTCGTCGAGTTCCGTGCAAATCCGCAGCGATACCGCATCGACGAGCTGAGGCTCCATCACGAGCGGTTCGTCGGCGTGATCGAGGACTTCGTGGCGGCTGGTCCAGAGTCACCGATATCGACGATCCACCGTGAGAGTGCGAGGGAAGGAGAGCGCCGGCTGGAGGCTGCCCAGGACCTGGACTATTGGCGACGGACGCTGGCAGGGTGGCCGGTACCGCTCGGGCTGCCGACAGATCGGCGGCGACCGAAACGGCGGTCCGCGGAGTCCGGACGGGTGCGGTTCGAACTCGGCGCGGAACTGCATCGGAAGCTGCAGCAGCGCGCCCACGAGCACGACTCGACGATGTTCATGACGGTGCATGCGGGGCTGGCGGCACTGCTGGCCCGGGTGAGCGGCTCCGACGACATCGCGGTGGGTGCGCCGATTGCCCGACGGGCCACCGCCGCGCTCGACGACGGGGCGGACGCGTGCGCCGATGCCGTGGTGTTGCGGACCCACGTGGATCCGGGACTCTCGTTTGCGGAGCTGTTGGAGCGGGTGAAGCAGGGTCAACTCGGCGCATTCGCGCATACGAGGGTGTCGTTCGACCGGGTGGTCGAGGCCGTCGCCCCGGACCGCACGACGCCCCGTCCGCCGCTCGTCCAGGTGGTCCTCGGTCCCGCTCGTACCCAGCGGACCGCGGTCGCCGGCGTGTCCGTCACCGCACCCGAGAGCTGTTGTCCCGACCGCTGCGATCTGCAGGTGACCGTAGGTGAGAGCTTCACCGACTCCGGTGGACCGTCGGGACTGTCGGTCGATCTCGCGTTTGCCGCCGATCTGTTCGACGCGGCGACAATCCAGGCGTTCGCCGACCGGCTCGCGCGCATTCTCGAGCACGCGGCGGCAGATCCGACGGCCCCGGTCGGCGACATCGACGTGCTTGCACCAGGGGAGCGCGAAGAGTTGACGCCGGTGTCCGGGACGGAGGCGTTGCCCGCGGCAACGTTACCGGGGCTGTTGGCGGCGTCGGTGGGCGTGGACCCGAATGCGGTCGCGGTGGTGTACGGCGAACGGAGTTGGACGTACGGCGAGCTCGACAGCCGGTCGAACCGCCTGGCGCGCTGGCTGATCGGTCATGACGTGGGGCCGGAGACGGGCGTGGCGGTGGGACTGCCGCGGTCGCTCGAGTCGGTCCTGGCGGTGTGGGCCGTCACCAAGACCGGTGCGGCCTTCGTTCCGGTCGATCCGGGGTATCCGTCGGCTCGGCTCGAGTACATGCTCGCCGATTCGGGCGCCGTCCTGGGGCTGACGACCGAGGCTGTGTCGAGAGACCTGCCACGGACCGTGCCGTGGCTGCTGCTCGACGACGAAGCGGTCCAGGCGGAGGTGGCGGGGACTCCCGCGACGGCGGTGACCGACGGCGAACGGGTCTCGGCACTGATGCCCGACCACCCGGCATACGTGATCTACACATCCGGGTCGACGGGGGTCCCGAAGGGTGTGGTGGTCCCGCATCGGGGTTTGGGGGACCTGGCGGCGGACTTACGCGACCGTTTGGAGACAGGGCCCGGTGCGCGGGTCCTGCACTTCGCGTCCCCGAGTTTCGACGCGTCGGTGTTCGAGCTGGTGTGGGCGTTCGCGTCGGGCGGGCGCCTGACGATCGCACCCCCGACGGTGTACGGCGGCGACGACCTGGCGGCGCTACTCGATCATGACCGCGTCACCCATGCGATCCTGACGCCGTCGACGGTGTCGTCCGTTGATCCCACGGGTCACGACTGCTTGCGGTGTCTCGTGGTGGGGGGTGAGGCCTGTTCCCCGGAGTTGGTGGCGCGGTGGGCGCCGGGGCGCGCGATGTTCGACGCCTACGGCCCGACGGAGTCGACGGTCATGGCGAACATCGGAGTGATCGGGTCGGCGGGGGAGCCGGTGACACTCGGCGGCCCGATCCGCGGATTCGAGGAGTTGGTGCTCGACGGGCGGCTGCGGCCGGTGCCGGTCGGTGTGGCGGGGGAGCTGTACCTGGCAGGCGCGGGTGTAGTACGTGGGTATCGGAATCAGGCCGGTCAGACGGCAGCTCGATTCGTCGCCGATCCGTTCGGTGCACGGGGACAACGCCTCTACCGCACCGGAGATGTGGTGAGGTGGCTGCGCAATCGGGAGGGGGACCTGAAGCTCGAGTACGTGGGCCGGACAGACTTCCAAGTCAAGATTCGTGGCTTCCGGATCGAGCCCGGCGAGGTGGATGCGGCTCTGACGGCTCACCCGCACGTGAGGTTCGCGGCGACCCTCAGCCGTGCCGGCCCGACCGGCGACCCGATCCTGGTGTCCTACGTGCTTCCCGCCGCCGAACACATACTCGACCCCGCAGAGCTGACGGCCCAGGTTCGTGCGGCGTTGCCGGACTACATGGTGCCCGCGGCGATCACAATTCTTGACGGGATTCCGCTGACCCCGGCCGGCAAGCTCGATCGCGCTGCCCTACCCACACCGGACTTCGGGACGAGACACACTGAGTCCCGACCGCCGCGCACACCGACCGAGGAGGCAACCGCAGCCGTCTTCGCCGAGCTGCTCGCGGTCGACCACCTCGGTGTCGACGCGAACTTCTTCGATCTCGGCGGAAACTCTCTCGTCGCGACCAAGGTGGTCACGCGGATCAACTCGGCGCTGGATCGGAGCATCGATATCCGGGACCTGTTCGAGGCGCCCACGATTGCCGCGCTCGCGGCCCGGATCGACGGCATCGACGGTCGAGCGTCG
This genomic stretch from Prescottella soli harbors:
- a CDS encoding zeta toxin family protein, whose translation is MRRWRTSQPDIQSIGRPSSWAGPPGSGKSSTHEASVRRQQRKPLARTRSDVFNCCLLAAAITDGSLQEMLPENLRQLDGQSYFYPNELSALVHRESTELFAVAAREAIDRGDNLIIDGTMAWKPWAEELVGQSTDAGYSVQIVDVEAPHDATAERIVSM
- a CDS encoding SDR family NAD(P)-dependent oxidoreductase, producing MDDFGHRSGAALVLGASGGLGRATARMLIERGSDVALTYRRSERALDESLSAAKSHRRRAKAWQLNLSDAAQTSDVVAQVAAEFGGIHTLVYAAGPHVPMVHLSKVQPADFQHQVVNDVAGFFNATHAALPHLRTSRGNIVAVTSAGTSRFPVRDGMSIGPKAAVEALVRGIAAEEGKYGVRANSVGPGMTTAGMADRLIKTGELDSNALGVAKAHIPLREFGDADDIAEAVCFLASDRADFISGQKLDIDGGYGV
- a CDS encoding DUF5994 family protein gives rise to the protein MTRESAPVNGLLYEVETSDGLQPFPIPTRTPRMVLCAQLPGSGEISGAWWPWTSNLTAQLHDLISVLTPRTGPIERIAFDWGAISVNQRRIDNTDGIRFIGPLPGQPAGVMCLLGTDGRGTLLVVVPPTTQPQRAYEDMRSVVDDGYRIA
- a CDS encoding GAF and ANTAR domain-containing protein produces the protein MSEQRLVQVFEELADALVPGFDTVDVLRTLTDRTVELMAIDAAGILLTDERGHLASVACTTESAHTLERLELADARGPCYDCFTTGRPLVNLGRDATSARWPRFQHLSRELGFGAVHAVPLRLGNQAIGSLNMFCVATDSLPAEDVDTSRALARIAAIGLLHKRTTRSAQEEAAQLRQALTSRVIIEQAKGMLAKSAGCTPAVAFDALRRYARTHGRPLHDIAAEVVDGTLSPPTSG
- a CDS encoding DUF5994 family protein encodes the protein MDPRVPRSDGFQPFPIPTRTPRLVLRGHVAGSGRVGGWWWPWTQNLTSQIHDLISALTPQTGPIESVAFDWNKISTRQRRTEDPDGVRFIAPLPGQAAGMMCLIGTDHRGTFLTVIPSNMQP